From the genome of Phytohabitans rumicis, one region includes:
- a CDS encoding ATP-dependent Clp protease ATP-binding subunit, whose translation MFERFTDRARRVVVLAQEEARMLNHNYIGTEHILLGLIHEGEGVAAKALESLGISLEGVRQQVEEIIGQGQQAPSGHIPFTPRAKKVLELSLREALQLGHNYIGTEHILLGLIREGEGVAAQVLVKLGADLNRVRQQVIQLLSGYQGKEPAAAGAAAGEAAPSTSLVLDQFGRNLTQAAREGKLDPVIGREKEIERVMQVLSRRTKNNPVLIGEPGVGKTAVVEGLSQRIIKGEVPETLKDKQLYTLDLGALVAGSRYRGDFEERLKKVLKEIRTRGDIILFIDEIHTLVGAGAAEGAIDAASILKPMLARGELQTIGATTLDEYRKHLEKDAALERRFQPIQVGEPSLAHTIEILKGLRDRYEAHHRVSITDAALVAAATLADRYISDRFLPDKAIDLIDEAGARMRIRRMTAPPDLRDFDERIAQVRRDKESAIDAQDFERAAQLRDKEKQLLGQKAQREKEWKAGDLDVVSEVDDEQIAEVLANWTGIPVYKLTEEETSRLLRMEDELHKRVVGQEDAVKAVSKAIRRTRAGLKDPKRPSGSFIFAGPSGVGKTELSKALAEFLFGSEDALIQLDMSEFHDRYTVSRLVGAPPGYVGYDEGGQLTEKVRRRPFSVVLFDEIEKAHPDVFNTLLQILEDGRLTDGQGRIVDFKNTVIILTTNLGTRDVAKAVSLGFQASEDSESNYERMKQKVNDELKQHFRPEFLNRIDDTIVFHQLLEPEILQIVDIMIARIEAQLRNKDMSMELTDNAKKYLAKKGFDPVLGARPLRRTIQRDIEDNLSERILFNELKAGQIVVVDCEGNPDDIDKSKLVFRGAEKPVAVPDAVPADLGSAAETAE comes from the coding sequence ATGTTCGAGCGGTTCACCGACCGAGCGCGACGGGTTGTCGTCCTGGCTCAGGAAGAAGCCCGGATGCTCAACCACAACTACATCGGCACGGAGCACATCCTGCTGGGCCTTATCCATGAGGGTGAGGGCGTGGCGGCGAAGGCCCTGGAGAGTTTGGGTATCTCCTTGGAGGGCGTCCGTCAGCAGGTCGAGGAGATTATCGGCCAGGGTCAGCAGGCGCCGAGCGGGCACATCCCGTTCACGCCGCGGGCCAAGAAGGTGCTGGAGTTGTCGCTGCGCGAGGCGTTGCAGCTCGGGCACAACTACATCGGTACGGAGCACATCCTCCTTGGTCTTATCCGGGAGGGTGAGGGCGTGGCGGCCCAGGTGCTGGTCAAGCTGGGTGCCGACCTCAACCGGGTGCGCCAGCAGGTGATCCAGCTCCTGTCCGGCTACCAGGGCAAGGAGCCGGCCGCGGCCGGTGCGGCGGCGGGCGAGGCCGCGCCGTCGACGTCGCTGGTGCTGGACCAGTTCGGTCGCAACCTGACCCAGGCTGCCCGCGAGGGCAAGCTCGACCCGGTCATCGGGCGGGAAAAGGAAATCGAGCGGGTAATGCAGGTGCTCTCCCGCCGTACCAAGAACAACCCGGTCCTGATCGGTGAGCCCGGCGTCGGCAAGACCGCCGTGGTCGAGGGGCTGTCCCAGCGGATCATCAAGGGCGAGGTGCCCGAGACGCTCAAGGACAAGCAGCTCTACACGCTCGACCTGGGCGCGCTGGTGGCCGGCTCCCGCTACCGCGGTGACTTCGAGGAGCGCCTGAAGAAGGTGCTTAAGGAGATCCGCACCCGGGGCGACATCATCCTGTTCATCGACGAGATTCACACCCTGGTCGGCGCCGGCGCCGCCGAGGGCGCGATCGACGCGGCGAGCATCCTCAAGCCGATGCTGGCCCGCGGCGAGCTGCAGACCATCGGCGCGACGACGCTCGACGAGTACCGCAAGCACCTCGAGAAGGACGCCGCGCTGGAGCGGCGCTTCCAGCCGATCCAGGTGGGTGAGCCCTCGCTGGCGCACACCATTGAGATCCTCAAGGGGTTGCGTGATCGCTACGAGGCGCACCACCGGGTCTCGATCACCGACGCGGCGCTGGTGGCGGCGGCGACCCTTGCCGACCGCTACATCTCGGACCGGTTCCTGCCGGACAAGGCGATCGACCTGATCGACGAGGCCGGTGCCCGGATGCGGATCCGCCGGATGACCGCGCCGCCGGACCTGCGCGACTTCGACGAGCGGATCGCCCAGGTCCGTCGCGACAAGGAGTCCGCGATCGACGCGCAGGACTTCGAGCGGGCCGCGCAGCTGCGGGACAAGGAAAAGCAGCTGTTGGGGCAGAAGGCGCAGCGGGAAAAGGAGTGGAAGGCCGGCGACCTGGACGTCGTGTCCGAAGTGGACGACGAGCAGATCGCTGAGGTCCTGGCGAACTGGACCGGGATCCCGGTGTACAAGCTGACCGAGGAGGAGACGTCCCGGCTGCTGCGGATGGAGGACGAGCTGCACAAGCGGGTCGTCGGCCAGGAAGACGCGGTCAAGGCGGTCTCCAAGGCGATCCGGCGTACCCGGGCCGGTCTGAAGGACCCGAAGCGGCCGTCCGGCTCGTTCATCTTCGCCGGTCCGTCCGGGGTGGGTAAGACCGAGCTGTCCAAGGCGCTGGCGGAGTTCCTGTTCGGTAGCGAGGACGCGCTGATCCAGCTGGACATGTCCGAGTTCCACGACCGGTACACGGTGTCCCGGCTGGTCGGTGCCCCGCCCGGGTACGTCGGTTACGACGAGGGTGGCCAGCTGACCGAGAAGGTGCGCCGGCGGCCGTTCTCGGTGGTCCTGTTCGACGAGATCGAAAAGGCCCACCCGGACGTGTTCAACACCCTGCTGCAGATCCTGGAAGACGGTCGGCTCACCGACGGTCAGGGCCGCATCGTGGACTTCAAGAACACGGTGATCATCCTGACCACCAACCTGGGCACCCGCGACGTGGCCAAGGCCGTGTCGCTGGGCTTCCAGGCGTCGGAGGACTCCGAGTCCAACTACGAGCGGATGAAGCAGAAGGTCAACGACGAGCTCAAGCAGCACTTCCGTCCCGAGTTCCTGAACCGGATCGACGACACCATCGTCTTCCACCAGCTGCTCGAGCCGGAGATCCTGCAGATCGTCGACATCATGATCGCCCGGATCGAGGCGCAGCTCCGCAACAAGGACATGAGCATGGAGCTGACCGACAACGCCAAGAAGTACCTGGCGAAGAAGGGCTTCGACCCCGTTCTCGGTGCCCGGCCGCTGCGCCGCACCATCCAGCGGGACATCGAAGACAACCTGTCCGAGCGGATCCTGTTCAACGAGCTGAAGGCCGGCCAGATCGTGGTCGTCGACTGCGAAGGCAACCCGGATGACATCGACAAGTCGAAGCTCGTCTTCCGGGGCGCCGAAAAGCCGGTAGCTGTCCCCGACGCGGTCCCAGCCGACCTGGGCTCCGCCGCCGAGACGGCCGAGTAA
- a CDS encoding histone-like nucleoid-structuring protein Lsr2 — protein MAKQIIHKLVDDLDGGDADETVKFSLDGVQYEIDLSKKNADKLREAIAPYAAAGSKIGRGGVVIGGRAARGRGGAAADREQNKAIRAWAKKEGKEISDRGRIPQEIVDEYHAKAGR, from the coding sequence GTGGCCAAGCAGATCATTCACAAGTTGGTCGACGACCTGGACGGCGGCGACGCCGACGAGACCGTCAAGTTCTCGCTTGACGGCGTTCAGTACGAGATCGACCTGTCCAAGAAGAACGCCGACAAATTGCGTGAGGCTATCGCCCCATACGCGGCTGCCGGCTCAAAGATCGGACGGGGTGGCGTCGTCATCGGCGGTCGCGCAGCCCGGGGGCGTGGCGGCGCCGCAGCTGATCGCGAGCAGAACAAGGCGATCCGCGCTTGGGCGAAGAAGGAAGGCAAGGAGATCTCCGACCGGGGCCGGATCCCACAGGAGATCGTTGACGAGTACCACGCGAAGGCGGGGCGCTGA
- a CDS encoding A/G-specific adenine glycosylase: MPTTNLADAAIRWYDENARDLPWREPGTSAWAILVSEVMLQQTPVSRVLPAYHAWLSRWPVPAALAADTPAEAIRMWGRLGYPRRALRLRECAVAVVERHGGQVPADLDELLALPGVGAYTARAVAAFAYGQRQPVVDTNVRRFVARASRGAADAGPSTTAADLVDTEALLPAEPARAARASAAFMELGALVCTARSPSCTQCPVVEVCAWRANGHPPAEGPSRRPQQYAGTDRQVRGLLLAVLREAHGPVPAQRLDLVWADDVQRARALRSLLDDGLVMPFGERSYALPAQ, encoded by the coding sequence ATGCCTACGACCAATCTGGCCGACGCGGCCATCCGGTGGTACGACGAGAACGCCCGCGACCTGCCCTGGCGAGAGCCCGGCACGTCCGCGTGGGCGATCCTGGTCAGCGAGGTCATGCTGCAGCAGACGCCGGTGTCCCGGGTGCTGCCGGCGTACCACGCATGGCTGAGCCGCTGGCCGGTGCCGGCCGCGCTGGCCGCGGACACCCCGGCCGAGGCGATCCGGATGTGGGGCCGGCTCGGCTACCCGCGGCGCGCGCTGCGGCTGCGCGAGTGCGCGGTGGCGGTGGTGGAGCGGCACGGTGGGCAGGTGCCGGCCGATCTGGACGAGCTGCTGGCGCTGCCGGGCGTGGGTGCGTACACGGCTCGGGCGGTCGCGGCCTTCGCGTACGGGCAGCGGCAGCCGGTAGTCGACACCAACGTACGGCGGTTCGTCGCCCGGGCCAGCCGGGGCGCGGCCGATGCTGGCCCCAGCACCACGGCCGCTGACCTGGTGGACACCGAGGCGTTGCTCCCCGCCGAGCCGGCTCGGGCGGCTCGGGCGAGCGCGGCGTTCATGGAGCTGGGCGCGCTGGTGTGCACCGCCCGATCGCCCAGCTGCACGCAGTGCCCGGTGGTCGAGGTGTGCGCCTGGCGGGCGAACGGGCACCCGCCCGCCGAGGGACCGAGCCGCCGCCCGCAGCAGTACGCGGGCACCGACCGGCAGGTACGCGGGCTGCTGCTGGCCGTCCTCCGGGAGGCGCACGGCCCGGTGCCGGCGCAGCGGCTGGATCTGGTGTGGGCGGACGACGTGCAACGCGCCCGCGCCCTGCGGAGCCTGCTGGACGACGGCCTGGTGATGCCGTTTGGCGAGCGCTCGTACGCCCTACCCGCTCAATGA
- a CDS encoding type III pantothenate kinase: MLLCIDIGNTNTVLATFDGEKLIHSWRIKTDARSTADELGLKLRGLLAGDAVEITGVAACSTVPAALRSLRTMLARYYGETPSVIVEPGVKTGVQLAIDNPKEVGSDRVVNTLAAYTIYGGPSIVVDFGTTTNFDVISARGEFLGGAFAPGIEISFDALAARAAQLRKVEPTRPRSVIGKNTVECLQSGMYFGFAGQVDRIVERMAEELGPLRAVIATGGLAPVVIGECRTITHHEPMITLIGLRMVYERNTPAL; the protein is encoded by the coding sequence GTGCTGCTCTGCATCGACATCGGCAACACCAACACGGTGCTCGCGACCTTCGACGGCGAGAAGCTGATCCACTCTTGGCGGATCAAGACGGACGCCCGGTCCACGGCCGACGAGCTGGGGCTGAAGCTGCGCGGGCTGCTGGCCGGCGACGCGGTGGAGATCACCGGAGTGGCGGCCTGCTCGACCGTGCCGGCGGCGCTGCGGTCGCTGCGCACCATGCTGGCCCGGTACTACGGCGAAACGCCGAGCGTGATCGTCGAGCCGGGGGTGAAGACCGGCGTGCAGCTCGCGATCGACAACCCCAAGGAGGTCGGCTCCGACCGGGTGGTCAACACGCTGGCCGCGTACACCATCTACGGGGGGCCGTCGATCGTGGTCGACTTCGGCACCACCACGAACTTCGACGTGATCAGCGCGCGCGGTGAGTTCCTCGGCGGCGCGTTCGCGCCCGGGATCGAGATCTCGTTCGACGCGCTGGCGGCGCGGGCCGCGCAGCTGCGCAAGGTGGAGCCCACCCGGCCTCGCTCGGTGATCGGCAAGAACACGGTGGAGTGCCTGCAGTCCGGCATGTACTTCGGCTTCGCCGGGCAGGTCGACCGGATCGTGGAGCGGATGGCCGAGGAGCTGGGGCCGCTGCGCGCGGTGATCGCCACCGGCGGGCTGGCCCCGGTCGTGATCGGCGAGTGCCGCACGATCACCCACCACGAGCCGATGATCACGCTGATCGGCCTGCGGATGGTCTACGAGCGCAACACCCCGGCCCTGTAG
- a CDS encoding class I SAM-dependent methyltransferase yields the protein MADQTQALSFGAAAAAYDRFRPTYPAEAVRWAVGGPPPRRVIDLGAGTGKLTRVLLAAGYEVVPVEPDPGMRAQLAAATEATAAVAGFAEAVPLPDADADAVVAGQAYHWFDQDRAHPEIARLLRPGGHFAAIWNHRDDREPWVAELSRITHDRFDPAPSLALPDSIFGPVEYAEFAHRTVHTPDSLLAMVATRSYHLTAPPERQAEIDAGVRDLTATHPDLAGRETFEVPYRVLVYRAGVLRS from the coding sequence GTGGCCGACCAGACGCAGGCGCTTTCCTTCGGAGCCGCTGCGGCGGCGTACGACCGGTTCCGCCCCACCTACCCGGCCGAGGCGGTGCGCTGGGCGGTCGGCGGACCGCCGCCCCGCCGGGTGATCGACCTCGGCGCCGGTACGGGCAAGCTGACCCGCGTCCTGCTCGCCGCGGGCTACGAGGTCGTACCCGTGGAGCCGGATCCGGGCATGCGGGCCCAGCTCGCCGCCGCCACCGAGGCAACGGCGGCGGTCGCCGGCTTCGCCGAGGCGGTGCCGCTGCCCGACGCGGACGCGGACGCGGTGGTGGCCGGGCAGGCGTACCACTGGTTCGACCAGGACCGGGCGCACCCGGAGATCGCCCGGCTGCTGCGGCCGGGTGGGCACTTCGCGGCCATCTGGAACCACCGCGACGACCGCGAGCCCTGGGTCGCCGAGCTGAGCCGGATCACCCACGACCGGTTCGACCCGGCGCCCTCGCTGGCCCTGCCCGACTCGATCTTCGGCCCGGTCGAGTACGCGGAGTTCGCGCACCGGACGGTGCACACCCCGGACAGCCTGCTCGCCATGGTGGCGACCCGCTCGTACCACCTCACCGCGCCGCCGGAGCGCCAAGCCGAGATCGACGCGGGGGTGCGGGACCTCACCGCCACGCACCCCGACCTGGCCGGGCGGGAGACGTTCGAGGTGCCGTACCGGGTGCTCGTCTACAGGGCCGGGGTGTTGCGCTCGTAG
- the nadC gene encoding carboxylating nicotinate-nucleotide diphosphorylase, with amino-acid sequence MNADIVVALTGAGLDPVEVERIVRTALDEDLGPSRLDVTSVATIPDDQADTADLVARADGVLAGLAVAAAVFDQVSPRTKWKDKARDGERVARGDVLATVTGPTRALLTAERTALNLLCRMSGVATHTRAWADALAGSKTTVLDTRKTTPGLRILEKYAVRAGGGTNKRMGLYDVAMIKDNHKLAAGGLTAAYRRVRESFPDVAVQVEVTTVAEAVESVEAGATFLLCDNMSPALLREVVAAVGDRAELEATGGLTLEVAPEYAATGVDYLSVGALTHSSPILDIALDLRP; translated from the coding sequence ATGAACGCGGACATCGTTGTGGCGTTGACCGGGGCCGGGCTCGACCCGGTCGAGGTGGAGCGGATCGTGCGTACCGCCCTCGACGAGGACCTCGGGCCGTCCCGGCTCGACGTCACGAGCGTGGCGACGATCCCGGACGACCAGGCGGACACCGCCGACCTGGTGGCGCGCGCCGACGGGGTCTTGGCGGGCTTGGCGGTCGCCGCCGCGGTCTTCGATCAGGTGTCTCCGCGTACCAAATGGAAGGACAAGGCCCGGGACGGCGAGCGCGTGGCGCGCGGAGACGTGCTGGCCACGGTGACCGGCCCGACCCGAGCCCTGCTCACCGCGGAGCGCACCGCGCTCAACCTGCTGTGCCGGATGTCCGGCGTCGCGACCCACACGCGGGCCTGGGCCGACGCGCTCGCCGGCAGCAAGACCACCGTGCTGGACACCCGCAAGACCACGCCGGGCCTGCGGATCCTGGAGAAGTACGCGGTCCGGGCCGGCGGCGGCACCAACAAGCGCATGGGCCTGTACGACGTCGCCATGATCAAGGACAACCACAAGCTGGCGGCCGGCGGGCTGACGGCCGCGTACCGGCGGGTGCGGGAGAGCTTCCCCGACGTGGCGGTGCAGGTCGAGGTCACCACCGTGGCCGAGGCGGTGGAGTCGGTCGAGGCCGGCGCGACGTTCCTGCTCTGCGACAACATGTCGCCGGCGCTGCTGCGCGAGGTGGTCGCGGCGGTCGGCGACCGTGCGGAGCTGGAGGCGACCGGCGGGTTGACCTTGGAGGTGGCGCCGGAGTACGCGGCGACGGGCGTTGACTACCTGTCGGTAGGTGCCCTGACACACTCCTCGCCTATCTTGGATATCGCCCTGGACCTGCGCCCATAA
- the lysS gene encoding lysine--tRNA ligase codes for MRVRRSKRDRMLADGVEPYPLGFPRTTSLAQLREAYAELATDTATGDKVAVTGRVIFIRNSGKLCFATLRDGDGTELQAMLSLDKVGAERLEDWKRLVDLGDLVGVEGEVITSRRGELSVLADSWTMTAKALRPLPVAHRPLSEEARVRQRYVDLIVRPQARDTVRTRSRVVRSLRDSLHGRDYLEVETPMLQLLHGGAAARPFVTHSNALDTDLYLRIAPELFLKRCVVGGIERVFEINRNFRNEGVDSSHSPEFAMLEVYRAYGDYNTMASLTRELVQEAAQATFGSNVVTHADGTEYDLGGQWRSVTLYGALSEALGEEVTVRTDMARLVQYAEKHNLPVSPKWGPGKLAEELFEELVVANLTAPTFVRDYPEETSPLTRGHREESGLTEKWDLYIFGFELATAYSELVDPVVQRERLVKQAQLAAKGDDEAMRLDEDFLRAMEYGMPPSGGMGMGIDRLLMALTGLGIRETILFPLVRPE; via the coding sequence ATGCGGGTACGCCGGTCAAAGCGGGACCGGATGCTCGCTGACGGGGTGGAGCCGTACCCCCTGGGCTTCCCCCGTACGACCTCGCTCGCCCAATTGCGGGAGGCGTACGCCGAGCTGGCCACCGACACCGCCACGGGCGACAAGGTGGCGGTCACCGGCCGAGTGATCTTCATTCGCAACAGCGGCAAGCTGTGTTTCGCGACACTCCGCGACGGCGACGGCACCGAGTTGCAGGCGATGCTCTCCCTGGACAAGGTGGGCGCCGAGCGGCTGGAGGACTGGAAGCGCCTGGTCGACCTCGGCGACCTCGTCGGGGTCGAGGGTGAGGTGATCACCAGCCGCCGGGGCGAGCTGTCCGTGCTGGCCGACTCCTGGACGATGACCGCCAAGGCGCTGCGCCCGCTGCCGGTGGCCCACCGGCCGCTGAGCGAGGAGGCCCGGGTCCGCCAGCGGTACGTCGATCTGATCGTCCGGCCGCAGGCTCGCGACACGGTCCGTACGCGCTCCCGGGTGGTGCGCAGCCTCCGCGACTCCCTTCATGGGCGGGACTATCTGGAGGTCGAGACCCCGATGCTCCAGTTGCTGCACGGCGGTGCGGCGGCTCGACCTTTCGTAACTCACAGCAATGCGCTCGATACCGATCTGTATCTGCGAATCGCACCAGAGCTATTCCTGAAGCGCTGTGTGGTTGGTGGGATCGAGCGGGTCTTCGAGATCAACCGCAACTTCCGGAATGAGGGAGTTGACTCTTCGCACTCTCCCGAGTTTGCGATGCTCGAGGTGTACCGCGCCTACGGTGACTACAACACGATGGCCAGCCTGACCCGGGAACTGGTACAGGAGGCTGCGCAAGCGACCTTTGGGTCCAATGTTGTTACGCACGCCGACGGCACCGAGTACGACCTAGGCGGTCAGTGGCGCTCCGTGACCCTCTACGGCGCACTTTCCGAGGCGCTCGGTGAGGAGGTAACGGTGCGTACAGACATGGCGCGGCTGGTCCAGTACGCCGAGAAGCACAATCTGCCCGTGTCGCCCAAGTGGGGGCCTGGCAAACTCGCCGAGGAACTCTTCGAGGAGCTCGTCGTTGCAAACCTCACGGCGCCCACGTTCGTGCGGGACTACCCCGAGGAGACCTCGCCGCTGACACGTGGCCACCGGGAAGAGTCCGGCCTGACCGAGAAGTGGGACCTCTACATCTTCGGCTTCGAGCTGGCCACCGCGTACTCGGAGCTGGTCGACCCCGTTGTGCAGCGGGAACGCCTCGTCAAGCAGGCCCAGTTGGCGGCGAAGGGTGACGACGAGGCGATGCGCTTGGACGAAGACTTCCTCCGGGCCATGGAGTACGGAATGCCGCCGTCCGGCGGGATGGGAATGGGAATCGACCGGCTCCTGATGGCGCTCACCGGCCTCGGTATTCGGGAAACCATCCTCTTCCCGCTGGTTCGACCTGAGTGA